One window of Pyrus communis chromosome 12, drPyrComm1.1, whole genome shotgun sequence genomic DNA carries:
- the LOC137710477 gene encoding protein TPLATE-like, with translation MDILFAQIQADLRSNDALRQSGALLQALQQSAAGRDISVIAKTAVEEIVASPASAVSKKLAFDLIRSTRLTADLWDTVCVGILTDLDFPDPDVSAAAVSILAAIPSYRLSKLITDAQKEINSCFDSPSDNLRFSITETLGCILARDDLVTLCENNVNLLDKVSNWWSRIGQNMLDRSDAVSKVAFESVGRLFQEFDSKRMSRLAGDKLVDSENSLAIRSNWVSSMVDFVWKKRSALMARSLVLPVESFRATVFPIVYAVKAIASGSVEVMRKLSKSSKGSSGTVVDSNAERLVGVSDVVTHLVPFLASSLDPALIFEVGIDMLYLADVPGGKPEWASQSIIAILTLWDRQEFASARESIVRAVVTNLHLLDLHMQVSLFKRLLLMVRNLRAESDRMHALACICRTALCVDLFAKESVRRGQKPLAGTDIASLFEDARIKDDLNSVTSKTLFREELVASLVESCFQLSLPLPEQKNTGMESRVIGALAYGTGYGALNWTEPALEVVEVCRPCVKWDCEGRTYAIDCYLKLLVRLCHIYDTRGGVKRVKDGASQDQILNETRLQNLQRELVKDLREVNTPRICARLIWAISEHIDLEGLDPLLADDPEDPLNMIISNIHKVLFSIDSSADSTNRLLDVQAVLLCAQRLGSRNPRAGQLLIKELEEFRSGSMADSVNKHQSRLILQRIKYVTSHPESRWAGVSEARGDYPFSHHKLTVQFYEVAAAQDRKLEGLVHKAILELWRPDPSELTLLLTKGVDSTLLKVPPSAITLTGSSDPCYIEGYHLADSSDGRISLHLKVLNLTELELNRVDIRVGLSGALYFMDGSPQAVRQLRSLVSQDPVLCSVTVGVSHFERCALWVQVLYYPFYGSAAIDYEGDYTEEDPQIMRQKRSLRPELGEPVILRCQPYKIPLTELLLPHKISPVEFFRLWPSLPAVVEYTGTYTYEGSGFKATAAQQYGASPFLSGLKSLSSKPFHRVCSHIIRTVAGFQLCFAAKTWYGGFLGLMVFGASEVSRNVDLGDETTTMICKFVVRASDASITKEIGSDLQGWLDDLTDGGVEYMPEDEVKVAAAERLRISMERIALLKAAQPKKKIPKSDDDEEEEDESDEEDEGKIKKKKEKKKDGEENGKPKGPTTLSKLTAEEAEHRALQTAVLQEWHTLCKDRSAKVN, from the exons ATGGACATACTCTTCGCCCAGATCCAAGCGGACCTCCGCTCCAACGACGCCCTCCGCCAGTCCGGCGCTCTCCTCCAAGCCCTCCAGCAATCCGCCGCCGGCCGCGACATCTCCGTAATCGCCAAGACGGCTGTCGAAGAGATCGTCGCCTCCCCCGCCTCCGCCGTCAGTAAAAAACTCGCCTTTGACCTCATTCGCTCCACCCGCCTCACTGCCGACCTCTGGGACACCGTCTGCGTCGGAATTCTCACCGATCTCGACTTCCCCGACCCTGACGTCAGCGCCGCCGCCGTCTCCATCCTCGCCGCAATCCCTTCCTACCGCCTCTCCAAGCTCATTACCGACGCGCAGAAAGAAATCAACAGTTGCTTCGATTCGCCGAGCGACAATCTCCGCTTCTCCATTACTGAAACCCTCGGATGCATTCTAGCGCGCGATGACCTCGTCACGCTCTGCGAGAACAATGTCAATTTGCTCGACAAGGTGTCGAATTGGTGGTCCCGCATTGGCCAGAACATGCTCGACAGATCCGATGCCGTTTCAAAGGTTGCGTTCGAGTCGGTGGGCAGGTTGTTTCAGGAGTTCGATTCCAAGAGGATGAGCAGACTTGCCGGTGACAAGTTAGTGGATAGTGAGAACTCGCTGGCGATTCGATCCAATTGGGTGTCGTCGATGGTCGACTTCGTGTGGAAGAAGCGGAGTGCTTTAATGGCGAGGTCGTTAGTTTTGCCGGTGGAGAGCTTCCGGGCCACTGTGTTTCCGATCGTTTATGCGGTCAAGGCCATTGCTTCGGGCTCAGTGGAGGTCATGAGGAAGCTGTCAAAGTCGTCTAAGGGGTCCAGTGGGACGGTTGTGGATTCCAATGCGGAGAGGTTGGTGGGAGTTTCGGATGTGGTCACGCATTTGGTGCCATTCTTGGCGTCGTCATTGGATCCGGCTTTGATTTTCGAAGTTGGGATTGATATGCTGTATCTGGCTGATGTGCCTGGTGGGAAGCCTGAGTGGGCTTCGCAGTCAATTATCGCAATTCTCACACTTTGGGATAGGCAAGAGTTTGCTTCTGCAAGGGAGAGTATTGTTAGAGCTGTGGTTACTAACCTGCACCTGCTTGATCTTCATATGCAG GTTTCGCTGTTTAAGAGGTTGCTTCTTATGGTGAGAAACTTGAGGGCAGAATCAGATCGTATGCATGCGTTAGCTTGCATTTGTCGAACAGCTCTTTGTGTTGATCTCTTCGCAAAGGAGAGTGTAAGAAGAGGCCAGAAACCTCTTGCCGGAACTGATATAGCTTCACTTTTTGAGGACGCAAGAATCAAAGACGATCTTAATAGTGTGACAAGCAAGACCTTATTTAGGGAGGAGTTGGTGGCATCATTAGTTGAAAGTTGTTTTCAGTTGTCTCTGCCTTTACCTGAACAAAAGAACACAGGGATGGAGAGCAGGGTTATTGGAGCCTTGGCATATGGAACTGGTTATGGTGCACTAAATTGGACAGAGCCTGCTTTGGAAGTGGTGGAGGTTTGCCGGCCTTGTGTTAAATGGGATTGTGAGGGCCGGACCTATGCAATTGATTGCTATTTGAAGTTGCTTGTGAGGCTATGTCATATCTATGATACTAGGGGAGGTGTAAAAAGAGTTAAAGATGGGGCTTCCCAAGACCAAATTTTAAACGAGACAAGGTTGCAGAATTTGCAGCGTGAACTTGTGAAAGATCTACGCGAG GTAAATACCCCAAGAATATGTGCTCGCCTTATTTGGGCTATTTCAGAGCACATAGATCTAGAAGGTCTGGACCCACTTCTTGCTGATGATCCCGAGGATCCATTGAACATGATTATTTCGAACATCCACAAGGTTTTGTTCAGTATAGATTCATCTGCTGATTCAACAAACAGGCTTCTAGATGTTCAGGCAGTTCTTTTATGTGCTCAGCGGTTGGGATCACGCAACCCCAGGGCCGGGCAGTTACTGATAAAAGAACTTGAAGAGTTCAGGAGCGGTAGTATGGCGGATTCTGTTAACAAGCATCAGAGCCGTTTGATTTTGCAGAGAATCAAGTATGTTACAAGTCATCCAGAAAGCAG GTGGGCAGGAGTGAGTGAAGCCAGAGGTGACTACCCATTTAGTCACCATAAACTAACTGTCCAGTTCTACGAAGTAGCTGCGGCTCAGGATAGAAAATTAGAAGGATTGGTTCATAAGGCTATTCTAGAGCTTTGGAGGCCAGATCCTAGTGAACTAACCCTTCTGCTGACTAAAGGAGTTGACTCTACTTTACTCAAAGTTCCTCCTAGTGCAATTACTTTGACTGGGAGCAGTGATCCCTGCTACATCGAGGGATATCATTTGGCAGATTCTAGTGATGGAAGGATATCTCTGCACTTGAAG GTCTTAAATTTAACTGAACTTGAGCTGAACCGGGTTGATATTCGAGTTGGGTTATCTGGTGCATTATATTTTATGGATGGGTCTCCTCAAGCAGTACGGCAGTTGCGTAGCCTTGTTTCACAG GATCCAGTACTTTGCAGCGTGACCGTGGGTGTCTCCCATTTTGAAAGGTGCGCCCTTTGGGTTCAAGTCTTATACTACCCCTTTTATGGAAGCGCTGCTATAGATTATGAAGGTGACTACACCGAAGAAGATCCGCAAATCATGAGACAAAAGAGAAGTTTAAGGCCAGAACTGGGAGAACCTGTCATTTTAAGGTGTCAGCCATACAAAATTCCGCTGACCGAGCTTCTTTTGCCTCATAAGATCTCCCCTGTTGAATTTTTCCGTCTATGGCCCAGTTTACCGGCCGTAGTAGAGTACACTGGTACATACACTTATGAAGGAAGTGGCTTCAAGGCTACTGCTGCACAGCAGTATGGGGCATCTCCTTTCCTTAGTGGGCTAAAATCCTTGTCATCCAAGCCATTCCACAGAGTTTGTTCGCATATTATCCGAACAGTGGCAGGATTTCAG CTGTGTTTTGCTGCAAAAACCTGGTATGGTGGTTTCTTGGGCCTGATGGTCTTTGGAGCTAGTGAAGTGAGCCGGAATGTTGACCTAGGTGATGAGACTACGACCATGATATGCAAATTTGTGGTTCGAGCATCTGATGCATCAATTACAAAGGAGATCGGATCGGATCTACAGGGCTGGTTGGATGACCTCACTGATGGGGGTGTTGAGTACATGCCCGAAGACGAAGTGAAGGTGGCTGCTGCGGAGAGGCTTAGGATCTCGATGGAACGGATAGCCTTGCTAAAGGCAGCCCAACCTAAGAAAAAGATTCCCAAATCTGAtgacgacgaagaagaagaggatgaaagcgacgaagaagatgagggcaaaatcaagaaaaagaaggaaaagaaaaaagatggcGAGGAAAATGGAAAGCCAAAGGGACCTACAACCCTGTCGAAGTTGACAGCAGAGGAGGCCGAACACCGTGCTCTTCAAACAGCAGTGCTCCAAGAGTGGCATACGTTGTGCAAGGATAGAAGTGCTAAAGTTAATTGA
- the LOC137710680 gene encoding coatomer subunit beta'-1-like, translating into MALSLTIEKEFAQNSERIKSVDQHPTEPWVLVSLYSGAVCIWNYQSQTMEKSFKVTESPVRSAKFVAREHWIVTAADDTFIRVYNYDTTEKIKEFEAHTDYIRSVTVHPTLPYLLSCSDDNVVKLWDWEKDWSCTQIFEGHSHYVMQVAFNPHDADTFSSASLDGTVKVWRIGSAAPEFTLEGHLKGVNCVDYFIRDNKTYLLSGSDDFTVKVWDYETKSCVQTLEGHEHNVTAVCVHPELPIIITASEDGNVHIWHATTFRLEKRLSYDLERVWAIAHSKGSDKVVFGFDKGIVVVKMNGSVDLQA; encoded by the exons ATG GCTCTTTCACTCACTATTGAG AAAGAATTTGCTCAAAACTCAGAAAGAATCAAGTCTGTGGATCAACATCCAACTGAGCCATG gGTTCTGGTCAGTTTGTATTCAGGTGCTGTTTGTATCTGGAATTACCAATCACAGACCATGGAGAAGTCCTTCAAAGTCACTGAATCACCAG TCAGGTCAGCAAAGTTTGTAGCACGCGAACACTGGATAGTAACCGCGGCTGATGACACGTTTATTCGCGTCTACAACTATGACACGACGGAAAAGATCAAAGAGTTTGAAGCACATACAGATTATATCAGGAGTGTGACTGTCCATCCTACTCTACCTTATCTCCTGTCATGCTCGGACGACAACGTTGTAAAGCTTTGGGATTGGGAGAAGGATTGGTCATGCACTCAGATCTTTGAGGGACATTCTCACTATGTGATGCAAGTGGCGTTCAATCCACATGACGCCGATACTTTCTCCAGTGCGTCTCTTGATGGCACTGTCAAG GTATGGAGGATTGGGTCCGCTGCCCCGGAGTTTACATTAGAGGGCCACTTAAAAGGAGTGAATTGCGTTGATTACTTCATTCGCGACAATAAAACGTATCTATTGAGTGGTTCCGACGATTTTACTGTTAAG GTATGGGACTACGAAACCAAAAGCTGTGTCCAAACTTTAGAAGGCCATGAGCACAATGTAACTGCTGTATGTGTTCATCCTGAGCTTCCCATAATAATCACAGCTTCTGAGGATGGGAATGTTCACATTTGGCATGCAACCACTTTTAG GCTTGAAAAGAGACTGAGCTACGATCTCGAAAGAGTTTGGGCCATCGCACACTCGAAAGGATCAGACAA AGTTGTATTTGGATTTGACAAAGGAATAGTTGTGGTTAAAATGAATGGGTCTGTTGATCTCCAAGCTTAG
- the LOC137711175 gene encoding probable myosin-binding protein 5 isoform X1, with translation MTKRSFTRYVEQELGRVPHFVLYALLEWTLIILLFADGFLAFVANEFAKFFELQIPCWLCTRIDHILVHRDQGFYYNDSICEGHRKDVSHLAYCHNHKKLSDIRKMCEACLLSFATEKESDCDTYKSLVGILHKDLECFVEDDHHQIQLSVQAARTWEETTGQVEKSNSIVRVSCSCCGVPLKMSSSSNSYPKGKNGGALAQAPTPSPRAPLRSDDRSLDLPHIRCTELKLMSGHESELPEDEYGSQPPNRDSQSVQEDQKAEGEDLADDVNRTPLFGKGNRFFGIPLTDSATNSPRVAMRISRKSPLEKTGEYALESVEESTPNEAECDSILHRLKRQVRLDRKSLMALYMELDEERSASTVAANNAMAMITRLQAEKAAVQMEALQYQRMMEEQAEYDQEALEATYDLLAQREEELRLIEAEIEAYREKYGLLKEFAYESGDEGKGKNESGTSPGEPNSENTQNDQPKEENAEGALAESLKPLKGEKTYLLGRIKKLDKRSNLSANHLDEIGNGNKAALTRQLSMLSHLSERVKVLESDTGLLEYAAKTLEKHSEGTKLLTEITQNLQKLRHLVMTPPEENKERNGLP, from the exons ATGACGAAGCGATCTTTTACTCGTTATGTTGAGCAAGAGCTGGGGAGGGTGCCGCATTTTGTGCTCTACGCTTTGCTCGAATGGACGCTGATCATTCTGCTCTTCGCTGACGGGTTCCTTGCGTTTGTTGCCAACGAATTTGCTAAGTTCTTCGAGCTGCAAATCCCGTGCTGGCTCTGCACCCGAATCGATCACATTCTGGTTCATAGGGACCAGGGTTTCTATTACAATGACTCCATTTGTGAGGGTCATAGGAAAGATGTTTCGCATCTTGCTTATTGCCACAACCACAAGAAGCTGTCTGATATACGAAAAATGTGCGAGGCGTGCCTGCTTTCGTTTGCAACCGAGAAAGAATCTGACTGCGATACGTACAAGTCCTTAGTTGGGATCTTGCACAAGGATCTCGAGTGCTTTGTCGAGGATGATCACCACCAAATTCAGCTGAGTGTGCAGGCGGCAAGGACGTGGGAGGAGACGACGGGGCAGGTTGAGAAGAGCAACAGCATTGTTCGGGTTTCTTGTTCGTGTTGTGGTGTGCCATTGAAGATGAGCTCCTCTTCCAACTCCTATCCCAAGGGGAAAAATGGCGGCGCATTAGCGCAGGCGCCCACGCCTTCTCCACGAGCACCCTTGAGAAGCGATGATCGCAGCTTGGACTTGCCCCACATTCGATGCACTGAACTCAAACTCATGTCGGGTCATGAGTCCGAGCTTCCAGAGGACGAGTATGGATCACAACCACCGAATCGCGACTCTCAGT CAGTCCAGGAAGATCAGAAAGCAGAAGGTGAAGATTTGGCTGATGATGTAAACAGGACACCTCTTTTCGGTAAAGGAAACAGGTTTTTCGGAATCCCACTTACAGATTCAGCTACAAACAGTCCTAGGGTGGCAATGAGGATTTCGAGGAAATCGCCACTTGAAAAAACCGGCGAGTATGCCTTGGAATCTGTCGAGGAAAGCACTCCAAATGAGGCAGAGTGTGATTCCATTTTGCACCGGTTGAAGAGGCAGGTCCGGTTAGATAGGAAGTCGCTGATGGCATTGTACATGGAGCTAGACGAAGAAAGAAGCGCTTCGACTGTGGCAGCGAACAATGCAATGGCTATGATCACCCGGCTACAAGCAGAGAAAGCTGCTGTTCAGATGGAGGCCTTGCAGTATCAaagaatgatggaggaacaggCGGAGTATGACCAAGAAGCGCTGGAAGCTACGTATGATCTGCTTGCCCAGAGAGAGGAGGAGCTCAGGCTTATAGAAGCTGAAATAGAGGCGTACAGAGAAAAATACGGATTGCTGAAGGAATTCGCTTACGAATCTGGTGATGAAGGCAAGGGGAAAAATGAAAGTGGAACTTCTCCCGGTGAGCCCAACAGcgaaaacacacaaaatgatCAACCAAAGGAGGAGAATGCAGAGGGAGCCCTTGCTGAATCTTTGAAGCCTTTGAAGGGGGAGAAAACCTACCTCCTCGGTCGGATTAAGAAACTCGATAAGAGAAGCAACTTATCCGCTAATCATCTGGATGAGATAG GAAACGGAAACAAAGCTGCTCTAACAAGGCAACTGTCGATGTTGTCTCATCTCAGTGAAAGGGTGAAGGTCCTTGAATCAGACACAGGATTGTTAGAGTATGCAGCTAAGACACTTGAGAAACATAGTGAAGGAACAAAACTTTTAACAGAGATAACTCAAAACTTACAGAAGCTTCGGCATCTCGTCATGACGCCACCGGAGGAAAACAAGGAACGCAACGGGTTACCGTAG
- the LOC137710188 gene encoding protein TPLATE-like, with product MAVHRAETRGQHVIEKDERRRKCLAVHSLNNATRNAVMHNYKSWEIKNNTVGWLDDLTDGGVEYMPEDEVKVAAAERLRISMERIALLKAAQPKKKIPKSDDDEDEEEEDDESNEEDEDKIKKKKEKKKMARKMENQRDLQPCPS from the exons ATGGCTGTGCACCGAGCTGAAACACGAGGTCAACAC GTTATAGAGAAAGATGAGCGTAGAAGGAAGTGCCTTGCTGTTCATTCCCTTAACAATGCCACAAGAAATGCAGTAATGCACAACTACAAATCTTGGGAAATCAAGAACAACACTGTG GGCTGGTTGGATGACCTCACTGATGGGGGTGTTGAGTACATGCCTGAAGATGAAGTGAAGGTGGCTGCTGCGGAGAGGCTTAGGATCTCGATGGAACGGATAGCCTTGCTAAAGGCAGCCCAACCTAAgaaaaaaattcccaaatctGATGATgacgaagacgaagaagaagaggacgaTGAAAGCAACGAAGAAGATGAggacaaaatcaagaaaaagaaggaaaagaaaaaaatggcaagGAAAATGGAAAACCAAAGGGACCTACAACCCTGTCCAAGTTGA
- the LOC137711176 gene encoding serine/threonine-protein phosphatase PP2A catalytic subunit — MPPHADLDRQIEHLMQCKPLPEAEVKTLCEQARTILVEEWNVQPVKCPVTVCGDIHGQFHDLVELFRIGGNAPDTNYLFMGDYVDRGYYSVETVTLLVALKVRYRDRITILRGNHESRQITQVYGFYDECLRKYGNANVWKFFTDLFDYLPLTALIESQIFCLHGGLSPSLDTLDNIRALDRIQEVPHEGPMCDLLWSDPDDRCGWGISPRGAGYTFGQDIAAQFNHTNGLSLISRAHQLVMEGYNWSQEKNVVTVFSAPNYCYRCGNMAAILEIGENMDQNFLQFDPAPRQVEPDTTRRTPDYFL; from the exons ATGCCACCGCACGCCGATCTGGACCGTCAGATTGAGCACCTGATGCAGTGCAAGCCTCTGCCGGAGGCGGAGGTGAAGACGCTGTGCGAGCAGGCGAGGACGATCTTGGTCGAGGAGTGGAACGTGCAGCCGGTGAAGTGCCCGGTCACGGTTTGCGGAGACATCCATGGCCAGTTCCACGACCTCGTCGAGCTCTTTCGGATCGGCGGCAACGCCCCCGATACCAATTACCTCTTCATGGGCGACTATGTAG ATCGCGGATACTACTCTGTGGAGACTGTCACACTCCTAGTGGCCCTGAAAGTACGTTACAGAGATAGAATTACAATTCTAAGAGGAAATCATGAGAGTCGGCAAATAACTCAAGT GTATGGTTTCTATGATGAGTGCTTGAGGAAATATGGAAATGCCAACGTCTGGAAGTTTTTCACTGACCTTTTCGATTATCTGCCGCTCACAGCCTTGATTGAGAGTCAG ATCTTTTGCTTGCATGGTGGACTCTCGCCTTCGTTAGATACATTAGACAATATTCGTGCTCTGGACCGGATACAAGAG GTTCCTCATGAGGGTCCAATGTGTGATCTCTTGTGGTCTGACCCGGATGATCGATGTGGGTGGGGAATATCTCCTCGGGGTGCAGGGTATACATTTGGACAAGATATAGCAGCCCAGTTTAACCACACTAACGGGCTAAGTCTTATTTCTAGAGCTCACCAGCTTGTTATGGAAGGCTACAATTGGTCCCAG gaAAAGAACGTTGTGACGGTGTTTAGTGCTCCAAATTACTGCTATCGCTGTGGAAATATGGCTGCAATTCTTGAGATTGGAGAGAACATGGACCAGAATTTCCTTCAGTTCGACCCAGCACCGCGTCAGGTTGAACCTGATACAACGCGCAGAACTCCagattattttttgtaa
- the LOC137711255 gene encoding 5-formyltetrahydrofolate cyclo-ligase, mitochondrial-like, whose protein sequence is MSGRLVVALMTKWCTLPTPPAAAPIPLHLSGSALLRPPPLYAPPRATRTIAMNTTNQDQDSLDALFKQKRILRSNVRKALKSMDPTLRSHEDNAIQNIVLEAPWFKSCQRLCAYISCSALREVDTSRLLSEILQSPLKEGDVQLRKKLYVPRVEDKNSHMRMLNISCIDDLVANSMNILEPAPVDSGGNEREDVMQASDPVDLLLLPGLAFDRSGRRLGRGGGYYDTFLTRYQELAKAHNWKQPLLVALSYSAQILDEGVIPITPHDVLVDALVSPAGVIPISPTALDRMKL, encoded by the exons ATGTCTGGTAGGTTGGTGGTGGCGCTGATGACCAAGTGGTGCACATTACCAACCCCACCAGCCGCAGCACCTATCCCCCTCCACCTCTCCGGCTCTGCCCTCCTCCGCCCACCACCTCTATACGCACCACCGCGCGCCACCCGGACAATCGCAATGAACACCACCAATCAAGACCAAGACTCCCTCGACGCTCTATTCAAGCAGAAAAGAATCCTCCGCTCAAATGTCCGCAAAGCCCTCAAATCCATGGATCCGACACTTAGATCCCATGAAG ATAATGCAATTCAGAATATTGTATTGGAAGCTCCATGGTTTAAATCTTGTCAAAGACTATGTGCGTATATAAGCTGCAGTGCTTTGAGGGAAGTTGATACTTCAAGGTTACTGTCTGAAATTCTTCAGAGTCCACTTAAAG AGGGTGATGTGCAGCTGAGGAAAAAGCTCTATGTTCCGCGTGTCGAGGACAAGAACAGTCACATGAGAATGCTGAACATTTCGTGTATTGATGATCTTGTGGCGAATTCGATGAATATTTTGGAGCCTGCTCCGGTGGATTCTGGTGGAAATGAACGCGAAGATG TAATGCAGGCAAGTGACCCAGTTGATTTGCTTCTCTTACCGG GACTAGCGTTTGACAGATCTGGGAGACGCTTGGGTCGTGGTGGAGG TTATTATGATACCTTCCTGACAAGGTACCAAGAGCTTGCAAAGGCACACAATTGGAAGCAACCACTCCTTG TTGCACTGTCCTATTCTGCACAGATATTGGATGAAGGAGTTATTCCAATCACTCCACATGATGTACTGGTGGATGCGCTTGTGTCCCCAGCGGGTGTGATCCCCATCAGCCCAACCGCTTTAGACAG Aatgaagctttga
- the LOC137711175 gene encoding probable myosin-binding protein 5 isoform X2, which produces MTKRSFTRYVEQELGRVPHFVLYALLEWTLIILLFADGFLAFVANEFAKFFELQIPCWLCTRIDHILVHRDQGFYYNDSICEGHRKDVSHLAYCHNHKKLSDIRKMCEACLLSFATEKESDCDTYKSLVGILHKDLECFVEDDHHQIQLSVQAARTWEETTGQVEKSNSIVRVSCSCCGVPLKMSSSSNSYPKGKNGGALAQAPTPSPRAPLRSDDRSLDLPHIRCTELKLMSGHESELPEDEYGSQPPNRDSQFQEDQKAEGEDLADDVNRTPLFGKGNRFFGIPLTDSATNSPRVAMRISRKSPLEKTGEYALESVEESTPNEAECDSILHRLKRQVRLDRKSLMALYMELDEERSASTVAANNAMAMITRLQAEKAAVQMEALQYQRMMEEQAEYDQEALEATYDLLAQREEELRLIEAEIEAYREKYGLLKEFAYESGDEGKGKNESGTSPGEPNSENTQNDQPKEENAEGALAESLKPLKGEKTYLLGRIKKLDKRSNLSANHLDEIGNGNKAALTRQLSMLSHLSERVKVLESDTGLLEYAAKTLEKHSEGTKLLTEITQNLQKLRHLVMTPPEENKERNGLP; this is translated from the exons ATGACGAAGCGATCTTTTACTCGTTATGTTGAGCAAGAGCTGGGGAGGGTGCCGCATTTTGTGCTCTACGCTTTGCTCGAATGGACGCTGATCATTCTGCTCTTCGCTGACGGGTTCCTTGCGTTTGTTGCCAACGAATTTGCTAAGTTCTTCGAGCTGCAAATCCCGTGCTGGCTCTGCACCCGAATCGATCACATTCTGGTTCATAGGGACCAGGGTTTCTATTACAATGACTCCATTTGTGAGGGTCATAGGAAAGATGTTTCGCATCTTGCTTATTGCCACAACCACAAGAAGCTGTCTGATATACGAAAAATGTGCGAGGCGTGCCTGCTTTCGTTTGCAACCGAGAAAGAATCTGACTGCGATACGTACAAGTCCTTAGTTGGGATCTTGCACAAGGATCTCGAGTGCTTTGTCGAGGATGATCACCACCAAATTCAGCTGAGTGTGCAGGCGGCAAGGACGTGGGAGGAGACGACGGGGCAGGTTGAGAAGAGCAACAGCATTGTTCGGGTTTCTTGTTCGTGTTGTGGTGTGCCATTGAAGATGAGCTCCTCTTCCAACTCCTATCCCAAGGGGAAAAATGGCGGCGCATTAGCGCAGGCGCCCACGCCTTCTCCACGAGCACCCTTGAGAAGCGATGATCGCAGCTTGGACTTGCCCCACATTCGATGCACTGAACTCAAACTCATGTCGGGTCATGAGTCCGAGCTTCCAGAGGACGAGTATGGATCACAACCACCGAATCGCGACTCTCAGT TCCAGGAAGATCAGAAAGCAGAAGGTGAAGATTTGGCTGATGATGTAAACAGGACACCTCTTTTCGGTAAAGGAAACAGGTTTTTCGGAATCCCACTTACAGATTCAGCTACAAACAGTCCTAGGGTGGCAATGAGGATTTCGAGGAAATCGCCACTTGAAAAAACCGGCGAGTATGCCTTGGAATCTGTCGAGGAAAGCACTCCAAATGAGGCAGAGTGTGATTCCATTTTGCACCGGTTGAAGAGGCAGGTCCGGTTAGATAGGAAGTCGCTGATGGCATTGTACATGGAGCTAGACGAAGAAAGAAGCGCTTCGACTGTGGCAGCGAACAATGCAATGGCTATGATCACCCGGCTACAAGCAGAGAAAGCTGCTGTTCAGATGGAGGCCTTGCAGTATCAaagaatgatggaggaacaggCGGAGTATGACCAAGAAGCGCTGGAAGCTACGTATGATCTGCTTGCCCAGAGAGAGGAGGAGCTCAGGCTTATAGAAGCTGAAATAGAGGCGTACAGAGAAAAATACGGATTGCTGAAGGAATTCGCTTACGAATCTGGTGATGAAGGCAAGGGGAAAAATGAAAGTGGAACTTCTCCCGGTGAGCCCAACAGcgaaaacacacaaaatgatCAACCAAAGGAGGAGAATGCAGAGGGAGCCCTTGCTGAATCTTTGAAGCCTTTGAAGGGGGAGAAAACCTACCTCCTCGGTCGGATTAAGAAACTCGATAAGAGAAGCAACTTATCCGCTAATCATCTGGATGAGATAG GAAACGGAAACAAAGCTGCTCTAACAAGGCAACTGTCGATGTTGTCTCATCTCAGTGAAAGGGTGAAGGTCCTTGAATCAGACACAGGATTGTTAGAGTATGCAGCTAAGACACTTGAGAAACATAGTGAAGGAACAAAACTTTTAACAGAGATAACTCAAAACTTACAGAAGCTTCGGCATCTCGTCATGACGCCACCGGAGGAAAACAAGGAACGCAACGGGTTACCGTAG